A stretch of the Bacillus licheniformis DSM 13 = ATCC 14580 genome encodes the following:
- a CDS encoding copper resistance protein CopC: MNVMKRATLWAVLAVLCTILLPKAAFAHAYIVQSTPAENQELKKAPEEIKIEFNEAIQNGFHSITVRNSSGERVDSGKTEIDPQNAKIMTVKLKPKLKDDIYSAEWRAVSADGHPVSGTIPFSIGNIQGGLPKDQQNQASGLPAADIVIERVLLYTGFSLFMGAALFQLVWHRPENGWPGDKKRRLKRITNVALLLTGAAIIIQLPLQTKTNAGVSWIGAFQPSLLKETLLNTTGGTLWLINIAIIALLVFSSNRKGLKSAILSLFLFAGLLFVKSLDGHAASTSAGYMTIAMNFIHLNAASIWTGGLAMFVLFFGKDWLKPDKSLIWETIRRFSPWALASAGLLIFSGLFNSFFIVHTLDNLFGTAYGKALLVKSALVLLMIGLGAFHYFRFRKAPKQQGGRSMKAEWAVGLLILLTTAVFTNIPSPPAPLPQPFSETKQLTEGNTLSLRISPNMPGSNTFEVTVRNRKGDVVKDIQKIELTVEKTGLFGDDKESTFSLSKNKDGVFQTKNLNLSEDGIWKIRVHGLTASFEEIRTVFNAKINKKEF; the protein is encoded by the coding sequence ATGAATGTGATGAAAAGAGCAACACTCTGGGCAGTTCTGGCTGTTCTTTGTACCATTCTGCTGCCAAAAGCCGCTTTTGCTCACGCTTATATCGTACAATCAACTCCTGCTGAAAATCAGGAGCTGAAAAAAGCGCCTGAAGAAATTAAGATCGAATTCAATGAAGCGATTCAGAACGGGTTTCATTCGATAACGGTCAGAAATTCGTCGGGTGAACGGGTAGATTCCGGCAAAACGGAAATCGACCCCCAAAACGCAAAGATCATGACCGTCAAGCTGAAACCGAAGTTAAAGGATGATATCTACTCGGCCGAATGGAGAGCCGTATCCGCAGACGGTCATCCTGTATCAGGCACGATCCCTTTTAGTATCGGAAACATTCAAGGCGGGCTGCCGAAAGATCAGCAAAATCAAGCATCAGGCCTGCCGGCAGCCGATATCGTCATTGAACGCGTCCTTTTGTATACCGGTTTCTCCCTGTTCATGGGAGCCGCTCTTTTTCAGCTCGTCTGGCACCGACCTGAAAACGGCTGGCCGGGTGACAAAAAGCGCCGTCTGAAGCGGATCACGAATGTGGCGCTCTTATTGACAGGGGCTGCCATCATCATTCAGCTGCCACTGCAAACAAAAACAAACGCAGGCGTTTCCTGGATCGGGGCTTTTCAGCCTTCGCTTTTAAAAGAAACGCTTCTGAATACGACGGGCGGAACGCTGTGGCTGATCAACATCGCCATCATCGCCTTGCTTGTTTTCTCTTCGAATAGAAAAGGCCTGAAGAGCGCGATCTTGAGCCTGTTCCTTTTTGCCGGACTATTGTTCGTCAAATCGCTCGACGGCCATGCCGCTTCGACGAGCGCAGGCTATATGACAATCGCGATGAACTTCATCCATCTGAATGCCGCTTCCATTTGGACTGGCGGACTCGCGATGTTTGTGCTGTTTTTCGGAAAAGACTGGCTGAAGCCTGACAAAAGTTTGATATGGGAAACCATTCGGCGCTTCTCGCCATGGGCGCTCGCTTCAGCAGGGCTACTCATATTCTCGGGCCTTTTCAACAGCTTTTTCATTGTTCATACACTGGATAACCTGTTCGGGACGGCTTACGGAAAAGCGCTCCTTGTGAAATCGGCGCTCGTCCTTCTCATGATCGGACTCGGGGCATTTCACTATTTTCGTTTTAGAAAAGCGCCGAAACAGCAGGGCGGCCGTTCGATGAAAGCTGAATGGGCGGTCGGGCTTCTCATTCTGCTGACCACGGCGGTTTTCACCAATATTCCAAGTCCGCCCGCGCCGCTGCCGCAGCCTTTCAGTGAGACGAAGCAGCTGACGGAAGGAAATACGCTGTCACTCCGAATCAGCCCAAACATGCCGGGCTCAAATACGTTTGAAGTCACCGTCAGAAACAGAAAAGGAGACGTCGTCAAAGATATCCAAAAAATTGAATTAACCGTTGAGAAAACCGGGCTTTTCGGGGATGACAAGGAAAGCACGTTCAGCCTCAGCAAAAATAAAGACGGTGTTTTCCAAACGAAAAATTTAAATTTAAGCGAAGACGGCATCTGGAAGATCCGCGTTCACGGATTAACGGCGTCATTTGAGGAAATCAGAACAGTTTTCAATGCAAAAATTAATAAAAAGGAGTTTTGA
- a CDS encoding DeoR family transcriptional regulator: MLPIKRREQILAWIKEEESLRISEISKRLNVSEMTVYRDIKPLVENGQVIKTAGGITLNKPKQQLGQLCVVCGKGAGSRLAVQIVKNDSQIEQFCCVHCAMLRYEKVKDDVSQIICRDFLLDTTISAKAAVFLLDTDLHLNCCEPHALPFASEAEARKFKKGFGGQLLSFDDAALLVQKTMKNSCCSLKT, from the coding sequence ATGCTACCGATTAAAAGAAGGGAGCAGATTTTGGCTTGGATCAAAGAAGAAGAATCTCTGCGCATTTCGGAAATTTCGAAAAGGCTGAACGTCTCTGAAATGACCGTTTACCGCGACATTAAACCGCTCGTTGAAAACGGGCAGGTCATCAAGACCGCAGGCGGAATTACGCTAAACAAGCCGAAGCAGCAGCTTGGGCAGCTTTGCGTCGTTTGCGGAAAAGGGGCAGGTTCGAGGCTTGCCGTGCAAATTGTCAAAAACGACAGCCAAATTGAACAGTTTTGCTGCGTGCATTGCGCAATGCTCCGCTATGAGAAAGTGAAAGATGATGTATCACAGATTATCTGCAGGGATTTTTTGCTGGATACGACGATCAGCGCCAAAGCTGCCGTCTTTTTGCTGGATACAGATCTTCATTTGAACTGCTGCGAGCCGCATGCGCTCCCTTTCGCTTCTGAAGCAGAAGCGCGGAAATTCAAAAAAGGCTTTGGCGGACAGCTGTTATCGTTTGACGATGCCGCGCTTCTGGTCCAGAAAACGATGAAGAACAGCTGCTGCAGCCTGAAGACATGA